A portion of the Pedobacter cryoconitis genome contains these proteins:
- a CDS encoding family 43 glycosylhydrolase, with translation MKRTLLLLCFLISGIALFAQEKQLTYCNPVNLDYGYTPIPHFTEQGKHRATADPVIVNYKGDYFLFSTNQMGYWWSSDLYNWNFVSRSFLRPEHKVYDDLCAPSVWIQGDTMLVFGSTYSKNFPIWMSTDPKKDSWKETVHEFEIGGWDPAHFVDEDGKLYMYNGSSNQYPLYGVELNRKTFTPIGTRKELLLLNDERFGWQRFGENLDNTFLDPFIEGAWMTKHHGKYYLQYGAPATEFSGYADGVAISKSPLGPFEHQSLPLSYKPGGFARGAGHGATFQDKWKNYWHVSTMVVSVKNNFERRLGIWPAGFDQDDVMYMDAAFGDYPHYLPNKSADHLKSGFTGWMLLNYNKPVVVSSTLGGYTANLAVDESIKTYWSAASGKKGEWIQSDLGKVSRVNAVQLNYADQDAEFLGKQNDIYHQYKLWYSVDGKSWKILADKSANRKDVPHDYIELNQPVSARYIKLENIHMPTGKFAISGLRVFGNGNGEKPAAVKDFTVLRTEKDKRNSWIRWNTVAGAYGYNIYLGTEPDKLYNSILVYQANEYWYKGMDKEKPYYFCIEAINENGISERSKVTRVN, from the coding sequence ATGAAAAGAACGCTATTGCTGCTATGCTTCTTGATTTCGGGTATCGCTTTATTCGCTCAGGAAAAGCAGCTGACTTATTGTAATCCGGTCAATCTGGATTATGGCTATACCCCTATTCCTCATTTTACCGAACAGGGAAAGCACCGTGCAACAGCAGATCCTGTGATTGTAAATTATAAAGGAGATTATTTTTTGTTTTCTACGAATCAGATGGGTTATTGGTGGAGTTCCGATTTATACAACTGGAATTTTGTTTCCCGTTCTTTCCTTCGTCCGGAGCATAAGGTTTATGATGACTTATGTGCGCCTTCAGTTTGGATACAGGGGGATACCATGCTCGTTTTTGGTTCTACTTATTCCAAAAACTTCCCGATCTGGATGAGTACAGATCCGAAAAAAGATTCCTGGAAAGAAACGGTACATGAATTTGAAATTGGTGGTTGGGATCCTGCACATTTTGTAGATGAGGACGGAAAGTTATATATGTATAATGGCAGCAGTAATCAATATCCTTTGTATGGTGTAGAGCTGAACCGTAAAACTTTTACTCCGATCGGAACAAGAAAAGAATTGCTGTTGTTGAATGATGAAAGGTTCGGCTGGCAGCGTTTCGGTGAAAACCTGGACAATACTTTTCTTGATCCTTTTATTGAAGGGGCATGGATGACTAAGCATCATGGAAAGTATTATTTACAATATGGTGCTCCTGCGACAGAATTTAGCGGTTATGCAGATGGTGTAGCAATTTCAAAGAGTCCGCTTGGCCCATTTGAGCATCAGTCATTACCGTTATCTTATAAACCAGGCGGCTTTGCAAGGGGTGCCGGACACGGGGCTACTTTTCAGGACAAATGGAAAAATTACTGGCATGTTTCTACCATGGTTGTTTCTGTAAAAAACAATTTTGAACGCAGGCTGGGTATCTGGCCGGCAGGATTCGATCAGGATGATGTGATGTATATGGATGCCGCTTTTGGCGATTATCCGCATTATCTTCCGAATAAGTCTGCGGATCATTTAAAGTCTGGTTTCACAGGATGGATGTTGCTGAATTACAATAAGCCGGTAGTTGTTTCTTCTACGTTGGGTGGCTATACAGCAAATTTAGCGGTAGACGAAAGTATCAAGACCTACTGGAGTGCAGCAAGTGGTAAAAAGGGAGAATGGATACAGTCTGATCTCGGAAAAGTATCGCGTGTAAATGCGGTACAGCTAAATTATGCGGATCAGGATGCAGAATTTTTAGGGAAACAAAATGACATATATCATCAATATAAATTGTGGTATTCGGTGGATGGTAAAAGCTGGAAAATATTAGCGGATAAAAGTGCAAACCGGAAAGATGTCCCGCATGATTATATAGAACTGAATCAGCCGGTTTCTGCCCGATATATCAAATTAGAGAATATTCACATGCCAACTGGCAAATTTGCAATCAGCGGATTAAGGGTATTTGGAAATGGGAATGGTGAAAAGCCAGCAGCTGTTAAAGATTTCACTGTATTGAGAACCGAAAAAGACAAAAGAAATTCATGGATCCGATGGAATACTGTAGCTGGTGCTTATGGATATAATATTTATCTGGGTACGGAACCTGATAAGTTATACAATAGTATCCTGGTTTATCAGGCCAATGAATACTGGTATAAAGGTATGGATAAAGAAAAACCTTATTACTTCTGCATAGAAGCAATTAATGAAAATGGAATATCTGAAAGATCAAAAGTAACAAGGGTCAATTAA
- a CDS encoding glucoamylase family protein, with the protein MKLKSLLSLLILTTLTFHAIAQKNKVAFQGIKAEMKIQKKLTDDQLLDLVQKQTFRYFWDFGHPVSGMARERSNVAFEYGNEVVTTGGTGFGVMATIVAAERKFITREQAAARTKKIVDFLYKADQFHGAFPHWLNGETGKVIRFSPKDDGADLVETSLLFQGLLTARQYYTADNAVETDIRNKILWMWEDVEWNWFTQQQNVLYWHWSPNNGWSMNHPIKGWNECFITYVLAASSPKSPIDKKVYEEGWANSNTFFNGKKFEGITLPLGFDFGGPLFFSQYSFTGLDPRGLKDRYADYFEQNKNHTLINRAYCIENPKHFKGYGENSWGLTASDSWQGYAAHSPSEDLSVISPTAALSAFPYTPEYSMKALKHFYFDLGDKIWSEYGFVDGFSEEHNWYAKSHLAIDQGPIICMIENYRTGLLWKLFMSSPDVKNGLNRLGIESSAFAK; encoded by the coding sequence ATGAAATTAAAATCTTTACTCAGCCTGCTTATTTTAACAACACTTACTTTTCACGCGATAGCGCAAAAGAACAAAGTCGCATTTCAGGGTATTAAAGCTGAAATGAAAATACAGAAAAAACTGACTGACGACCAGCTTCTTGATTTAGTACAGAAACAAACTTTCCGGTATTTCTGGGATTTTGGTCATCCTGTTAGTGGAATGGCCCGCGAACGTAGTAATGTCGCTTTTGAATATGGCAATGAGGTAGTAACTACAGGCGGGACTGGTTTTGGCGTTATGGCAACTATTGTAGCTGCTGAGCGTAAATTTATCACGCGTGAACAAGCTGCTGCAAGAACTAAAAAAATTGTAGACTTTTTATATAAGGCTGATCAGTTTCATGGTGCTTTTCCGCACTGGCTGAATGGCGAAACAGGAAAGGTGATCCGTTTCAGTCCTAAAGATGACGGTGCTGATCTGGTGGAAACCTCTTTACTTTTCCAGGGTTTACTGACGGCACGTCAATATTATACAGCAGACAATGCTGTGGAGACTGATATCCGTAATAAAATTCTTTGGATGTGGGAAGACGTGGAATGGAACTGGTTCACACAACAACAAAATGTTTTATACTGGCATTGGAGTCCGAACAATGGCTGGAGCATGAACCATCCAATTAAAGGATGGAATGAATGTTTTATCACTTATGTACTGGCAGCTTCTTCTCCAAAATCCCCTATTGATAAAAAAGTTTATGAAGAAGGCTGGGCAAACAGCAATACCTTCTTCAACGGAAAGAAATTTGAAGGGATTACATTACCACTTGGCTTTGATTTCGGCGGCCCCTTATTCTTTTCACAATATTCCTTTACAGGACTGGATCCGCGTGGATTGAAAGATCGTTACGCAGATTATTTTGAACAGAATAAAAACCACACGTTAATCAATCGTGCCTATTGTATAGAGAATCCTAAACATTTTAAAGGTTATGGTGAAAATAGCTGGGGATTAACTGCAAGTGATAGCTGGCAGGGTTATGCTGCACATTCTCCTTCGGAAGATTTAAGTGTGATCAGCCCAACGGCTGCTTTATCAGCTTTCCCTTATACGCCTGAATATTCGATGAAAGCTTTGAAGCATTTCTATTTTGATCTTGGTGACAAGATTTGGAGTGAGTATGGCTTTGTAGATGGTTTTAGTGAGGAGCATAATTGGTATGCGAAATCACATTTGGCAATTGATCAGGGCCCGATTATCTGTATGATAGAAAACTACCGTACCGGATTATTATGGAAGTTATTTATGAGCAGTCCTGATGTTAAAAATGGATTGAACAGGTTAGGTATTGAAAGTTCCGCCTTCGCTAAATAA
- a CDS encoding RagB/SusD family nutrient uptake outer membrane protein: protein MIQNKNIYTKTVLGLGLIVSIAIIPACKKSFLNVPEQGQQNSAVFWKTAEDAGKGVNAIYGNLRSWENTAFPAIAIESMGSDDAEKGSTPSDASFFLDFDEFKVDPAQGNIAGFWSGQYRNINYTNQVLDNVPAIVMDEALKARYLAEAKFVRAFSYFRLVRAFGNIPLRLHIPTDPNKDYNLPQTPVAQVYAQIEKDLTEAEAVLPAKYGDADLGRATKGAALSLHAKVAMYQKKWGDVLNYTNQVMGLGYALLPDFEQSFRIANENSSESIFEIQCALVPGNPAASNSQYSQVQGARGTSGVDGGGWGFNVPTPDLAAAFEPGDPRRSGTILFRGTTTPEGDVIPKVGDNPMYNMKSYSPFKLFVSNFNEGAQQNVRMIRYSDVLLMNAEAANELGNSGQALSSLEQVRRRARQGNPDILPAVTTTDQTALRAAIYKERRVELAMEFDRYFDVIRQGRGTAVFGPKGWKAGKNEVWPIPQTEVDLSGGVLVQNPGY, encoded by the coding sequence ATGATACAAAATAAAAATATATACACAAAAACGGTTTTGGGTTTAGGCTTAATCGTTTCTATTGCTATAATCCCTGCTTGTAAGAAGAGCTTTTTGAATGTACCTGAGCAAGGTCAGCAAAATAGTGCTGTCTTCTGGAAAACAGCTGAAGATGCTGGAAAAGGTGTCAATGCAATTTATGGTAACCTGCGTTCATGGGAAAATACAGCTTTTCCAGCTATTGCTATTGAAAGTATGGGTTCTGATGATGCAGAAAAAGGTAGTACACCTAGTGATGCAAGTTTTTTCCTGGACTTCGATGAGTTTAAGGTAGATCCTGCACAGGGTAATATTGCTGGTTTCTGGAGTGGTCAGTATAGAAATATTAACTACACAAACCAGGTATTGGATAATGTACCTGCAATTGTAATGGATGAAGCTTTAAAAGCAAGATATCTGGCTGAAGCTAAATTTGTAAGAGCTTTCTCTTATTTCAGATTGGTTCGTGCTTTTGGTAACATTCCTTTGCGTCTGCATATCCCAACAGATCCTAACAAGGATTATAACTTGCCACAGACTCCGGTTGCACAGGTTTATGCGCAGATTGAAAAAGATTTAACAGAAGCTGAAGCTGTATTGCCAGCTAAATACGGAGATGCAGATTTAGGCAGGGCAACAAAAGGTGCTGCTTTAAGTTTACATGCTAAAGTAGCGATGTACCAAAAGAAATGGGGTGATGTACTGAACTATACCAACCAGGTAATGGGTTTAGGTTATGCATTGTTACCTGATTTTGAACAAAGTTTCAGAATTGCGAATGAGAACAGTTCAGAATCAATATTTGAGATTCAGTGTGCTTTAGTACCAGGAAATCCAGCTGCTTCAAACTCTCAGTATTCTCAGGTACAAGGTGCACGTGGAACAAGTGGTGTAGATGGTGGTGGATGGGGATTCAATGTTCCTACTCCTGATCTGGCTGCAGCTTTTGAACCGGGTGATCCAAGAAGATCAGGTACTATCCTGTTCAGAGGTACAACTACTCCAGAAGGTGATGTAATCCCTAAAGTTGGTGACAATCCAATGTACAACATGAAATCTTACTCTCCTTTCAAATTATTTGTAAGTAATTTCAATGAAGGTGCACAACAAAATGTACGCATGATCCGCTATTCTGATGTTTTATTAATGAACGCAGAAGCAGCAAACGAACTGGGCAATTCTGGTCAGGCTTTATCTTCCTTAGAACAAGTGAGAAGAAGAGCTCGTCAGGGTAATCCTGATATCTTACCTGCGGTAACAACCACAGACCAAACGGCTTTACGCGCAGCGATCTACAAAGAAAGACGTGTAGAGTTAGCCATGGAATTTGACCGTTACTTCGATGTAATCCGTCAGGGAAGAGGAACAGCAGTTTTCGGTCCTAAAGGATGGAAAGCTGGTAAAAATGAAGTTTGGCCGATTCCTCAGACAGAAGTTGACCTCAGCGGTGGGGTATTAGTTCAAAACCCGGGTTATTAA
- a CDS encoding SusC/RagA family TonB-linked outer membrane protein translates to MKRIFTKFSVLTFLCLLFINAASAQNITVKGTITDGQDKTTIPAVSVVVKGTTVGTQTDANGKYAISVPANGTLVFTYIGYNTQEVPVNNQTTINASLASSSQQLDQVVVVGYGTQRKVDVTGSVASLKGTEISKQASTNPVSALQGKIAGVAITNSGTPGSAPQIRIRGLGTIFGNQAPLYVVDGVWYSDINFLNPGDIENMSVLKDASAQSIYGIRAANGVVLITTKKGKLGSATTINYDAYAGFQSVTNKVKMADASEYATLTNELYTFNGQDPLFKDANLGAGTDWYKQILQNAFVMNHNISIAGGTEKSTYNVSLGYLDQDGIVKTNNYKRYTARVSNDIQVFKDLKVGYNVTGVSSKSKDIPQTIFHQMYSASPTVAVFNADGTYGDPKVQNLGDGANFNPQATLDYFNQQSQDYRVTGNIYAELKFAKHFTFRTSVGGEFGQSENRKYNPVYFATTAQKNDNSLLDLKRVETRNWIVENTLTYQNTFNEDHSLTVLLGQSAQSNKSYTLNASAQNVPFNSDADLYLRLGDAASRNILDQGSLIKFASYFARVNYAFKNKYLLNASIRTDGASQFFGSETWGYFPSIGAGWVVTNEDFMKDQTVFSSLKLRGSWGKVGNASVPVNPSQSLIAQTADLIAFYNNNPNTGASGNTLVPPVIVWEKGIGSNIGFEAAFLKNRLTVEGDYYSRKTSRAIFGLPILGSLGTVDNQILGNQADLQNRGAEISVAWSDVTGGGLTYSIGGNISYNQNKVLSVLSGKTPIYAGSTGLTNGYVANRTMEGSPIGEFFGYKTVGIFQNAADVANSPVQAGALPGGFKYADTNGDGQINSQDRVALGNPNPKYTYGINTSFSYKNFDLALDFQGVAGVDVYNSNLAYRFGNENFTKDFVDNRWHGEGTSNTYPSVNIGSSANSAPNSFYVSSGSYFRVRNAQLGYTLPKSILAKWKIQKIRFYANAQNAINLFGYKGFSPEVGPIPVDNAEKILDRPTNSLNAGLDANVYPLYATYNFGVNLTF, encoded by the coding sequence ATGAAACGAATCTTTACAAAATTTTCTGTTTTAACTTTTCTATGTTTGCTTTTTATTAACGCAGCATCTGCCCAAAACATTACTGTTAAGGGTACCATCACGGATGGTCAGGACAAGACAACAATTCCTGCAGTGAGCGTAGTTGTAAAAGGGACAACCGTAGGGACACAAACAGATGCGAATGGTAAGTATGCCATCAGCGTTCCGGCTAACGGAACTTTAGTCTTTACTTATATAGGATACAACACACAGGAGGTTCCTGTAAACAATCAAACTACAATCAACGCATCCTTGGCTTCCAGCTCTCAACAGTTAGATCAGGTAGTGGTAGTAGGTTATGGTACGCAGCGTAAAGTTGACGTAACAGGGTCAGTAGCCAGCCTTAAAGGAACTGAGATCTCTAAGCAGGCATCTACTAACCCTGTGAGTGCATTGCAAGGTAAGATTGCAGGTGTAGCGATCACCAATTCAGGCACGCCGGGCTCTGCACCTCAAATCCGCATCAGGGGTTTAGGCACGATCTTCGGTAACCAGGCTCCTTTATATGTAGTAGATGGTGTATGGTACAGCGATATTAATTTCCTGAACCCAGGTGATATTGAAAACATGAGTGTTTTAAAAGATGCTTCTGCACAATCTATCTATGGTATCCGTGCTGCAAATGGTGTAGTATTGATTACGACAAAGAAAGGAAAGTTAGGTTCAGCTACAACCATTAACTACGATGCTTATGCTGGGTTCCAGTCGGTAACCAACAAAGTTAAAATGGCTGATGCTTCTGAGTATGCAACGTTAACAAATGAGTTGTATACTTTCAATGGTCAGGATCCATTATTCAAGGATGCAAACCTTGGTGCTGGTACAGATTGGTACAAACAAATTTTACAGAATGCTTTTGTGATGAACCACAATATCTCCATTGCTGGTGGTACAGAAAAATCTACTTACAATGTTTCCCTGGGTTACTTAGATCAGGATGGTATTGTAAAAACAAATAACTACAAAAGATATACGGCAAGAGTATCAAATGATATCCAGGTTTTCAAAGATTTGAAAGTTGGTTATAACGTAACTGGTGTTTCGAGTAAATCAAAAGATATTCCTCAAACTATCTTCCACCAGATGTACTCTGCATCGCCAACAGTTGCTGTATTTAATGCTGACGGAACTTATGGTGATCCAAAAGTACAGAACTTAGGAGATGGTGCTAATTTCAATCCTCAGGCTACGCTTGATTACTTCAATCAGCAATCACAGGATTACAGAGTTACGGGTAATATTTATGCTGAATTAAAATTTGCAAAACACTTCACTTTCAGAACGAGTGTGGGTGGAGAATTTGGTCAGTCTGAGAACAGAAAATACAACCCTGTTTATTTCGCAACTACAGCACAGAAAAATGACAACAGTCTTTTAGATCTTAAACGTGTAGAAACCAGAAACTGGATCGTAGAAAACACTTTGACTTATCAAAATACTTTTAACGAAGATCATAGTCTGACTGTATTGTTAGGTCAATCTGCACAAAGCAATAAATCTTATACCTTAAATGCTTCTGCACAAAATGTTCCTTTTAACAGCGATGCTGATTTATATTTGAGATTAGGTGACGCAGCATCCAGAAATATATTGGATCAGGGATCTCTGATTAAATTTGCTTCTTATTTCGCCAGAGTAAATTACGCGTTCAAAAACAAGTATTTATTAAATGCTTCTATTCGTACTGATGGAGCCTCACAGTTCTTTGGTAGCGAGACCTGGGGTTATTTCCCTTCTATAGGTGCCGGATGGGTAGTAACGAATGAAGACTTCATGAAAGATCAGACCGTATTCAGCTCTTTAAAATTAAGAGGTAGCTGGGGTAAAGTTGGTAACGCTAGTGTACCAGTTAACCCAAGTCAGTCTTTAATTGCTCAGACTGCTGATTTAATTGCATTCTATAATAACAATCCAAATACTGGTGCAAGTGGTAATACTTTGGTACCTCCTGTTATTGTTTGGGAAAAAGGAATTGGAAGTAATATTGGTTTCGAAGCTGCTTTCTTGAAAAACAGGTTAACAGTTGAAGGTGATTATTACAGTAGAAAAACTTCAAGAGCTATCTTCGGTTTACCAATTTTAGGTTCATTAGGAACCGTTGATAACCAGATTTTAGGTAACCAGGCTGATTTACAAAACAGAGGTGCTGAGATTTCAGTAGCGTGGAGTGATGTAACAGGCGGTGGCTTAACTTACTCTATTGGCGGTAACATCAGTTATAATCAAAACAAGGTTCTTTCTGTATTATCCGGTAAAACTCCTATCTATGCTGGTAGCACTGGCTTAACAAATGGTTATGTAGCGAACAGAACTATGGAAGGCAGCCCGATCGGAGAGTTCTTCGGTTATAAAACTGTAGGTATTTTCCAAAATGCAGCAGATGTTGCAAATTCACCAGTACAAGCGGGTGCTTTACCAGGTGGATTTAAATATGCGGATACCAATGGTGACGGACAGATTAACTCTCAGGACAGAGTTGCTTTAGGAAATCCTAATCCTAAATATACTTATGGTATCAATACAAGTTTCTCTTACAAAAACTTTGACCTTGCTTTAGATTTTCAGGGTGTAGCTGGTGTTGATGTTTATAACTCTAACCTGGCTTACCGTTTTGGAAATGAGAATTTCACTAAAGATTTCGTAGATAACCGCTGGCATGGTGAAGGTACTTCAAATACCTACCCTTCTGTAAATATCGGTTCATCAGCGAATTCTGCACCAAACTCTTTCTATGTGAGCAGCGGCTCTTATTTCAGAGTGAGAAATGCACAATTAGGTTATACTTTACCTAAGAGCATCCTGGCTAAATGGAAAATCCAAAAGATCAGATTCTATGCCAATGCACAAAACGCAATCAATTTGTTTGGTTACAAAGGATTCAGTCCTGAAGTTGGACCGATCCCTGTTGATAACGCTGAGAAAATTTTAGACAGGCCAACGAACTCATTAAATGCTGGTCTTGACGCAAACGTTTATCCGTTATATGCGACTTACAACTTTGGTGTTAATCTTACTTTTTAA
- a CDS encoding ligand-binding sensor domain-containing protein → MKIRYLLNSLLFLCLIVTGTSLKATQIKSIGVPYVQNFPKSVYLSGNQNWAIAKDAQGIMYFGNTQGLLTYDGKYWQQYQLPNRQIVRSVATDSKGKIYTGGFGEFGYWSTQNKKLTYTSLVKLIPKTGQLSDEVWKIIVDGKRVIFQSFTTIYSYENNKISQIKGQGSFLFLHHVGSRFLIEILDKGIFELKGNRLTPLPHTDLTSPKNIMTILPYKNGSMLIGTSKDGLFIYNGSTFTPFNIPANDFLKTFQLNNGSRINNQYYAFGTILNGIILIDQEGNIVQQINKSRGLQNNTVLSVFTDNEQNLWAGLDNGIDRVELNSPLYFYLDKAGQFGTVYSSLIYNNNIYLGTNQGLFYSPWVPGNGKNFNSFDFRMVPNSQGQVWDLSVLDGQLIMGHNVGSFKVNGNQLEKISSNSGGWTIKKLNSNPNYLIQGTYNGLVLYHKDANGQWKYFTKIQNFEEPSRYIEQDSRGDIWVSHAYRGLYKLTLSPDFKRVIKTHYYDESNGLPGNYNINLFTLENKLVFSSDAGFMLYDEISNRFTPYKELNKGLGSFANSNKIINAGVKKYWFINHGKTAMVDFSEPGKLKIDSNRLSLLDGRMVQYYENISPISNTMHLVSVDDGFVIYDAIAGNDHGKKTVLPAVLIRKVEDVTDAYKTISESGNNGAEIEIPFNRNNIRISFSLPYYRQAKIKFQYYLEGYSNQWSEWSPSSAKDFTNLGKGSYRFLVRAKINDELVSKVSVFEFTVLPPFYASNWAFAIYVLLIILLFILAKKQYKLKLRKDHDEILAKVELEKEVFLKKEAEEREKQLSIIQTERLHTELKSKNRELANSAMSLVYKNELLQKLSQEMIKLKDEKGKAMADDQFRKIQKVIDEGMNDERDWNLFETSFNEAHGSFFKKLKASHPDLVPNDLKLCAYLHMNMSSKEMASLLNISLRGVEIRRYRLRKKLNIPHDKNLAEFFMEL, encoded by the coding sequence GGCAGCAATACCAGTTACCTAACCGTCAGATTGTACGCTCAGTAGCTACTGATTCCAAAGGAAAGATATATACTGGTGGATTTGGTGAATTTGGTTACTGGTCTACACAAAACAAGAAGCTGACTTATACTTCATTGGTAAAGCTGATCCCTAAAACAGGACAACTTTCTGACGAGGTCTGGAAAATCATAGTAGATGGCAAAAGAGTCATTTTTCAGTCTTTCACTACGATTTATAGCTATGAGAACAATAAAATAAGCCAGATCAAAGGTCAGGGCTCATTTTTGTTCCTGCACCATGTAGGCAGCAGGTTTTTAATTGAAATTTTAGATAAAGGGATATTTGAACTGAAAGGAAATAGGTTGACCCCACTTCCACATACAGACCTGACCAGTCCAAAAAACATCATGACGATTCTTCCTTATAAAAATGGAAGTATGTTGATTGGTACCAGTAAAGATGGTTTATTCATCTATAATGGCTCGACTTTCACTCCTTTTAATATTCCCGCTAATGATTTCCTCAAAACATTCCAGCTCAATAATGGCAGCAGAATAAACAATCAATATTATGCTTTTGGGACTATTCTGAATGGAATCATCCTGATTGATCAGGAAGGAAATATTGTACAACAGATCAATAAGTCAAGAGGTTTACAGAACAATACGGTATTAAGTGTCTTCACGGATAATGAGCAGAATCTATGGGCGGGACTGGATAATGGAATTGACCGGGTTGAATTGAACTCTCCGCTTTACTTTTATCTGGATAAAGCCGGACAGTTTGGGACAGTCTATTCCAGTTTGATTTACAATAACAATATATATCTGGGTACAAATCAAGGTCTGTTTTACAGTCCATGGGTTCCTGGAAACGGCAAAAACTTCAATAGCTTTGATTTCAGAATGGTTCCCAATTCACAGGGACAGGTATGGGACCTGAGTGTATTGGATGGTCAGTTGATTATGGGCCATAATGTGGGCAGTTTCAAAGTAAACGGTAATCAGCTTGAAAAGATTTCCAGCAATAGCGGAGGCTGGACCATTAAAAAGTTAAATAGTAATCCCAATTACCTGATCCAGGGAACTTATAATGGCCTTGTTTTATATCACAAAGACGCAAACGGGCAATGGAAGTATTTTACAAAAATCCAGAACTTCGAAGAGCCTTCCCGTTATATAGAACAGGATTCCAGGGGAGACATCTGGGTAAGCCATGCTTATAGAGGCTTATACAAGCTTACTTTAAGTCCTGATTTTAAAAGGGTAATTAAAACTCATTATTATGATGAAAGTAATGGCCTTCCCGGAAATTACAATATCAATCTGTTTACCTTAGAGAATAAACTTGTTTTCTCTTCTGATGCTGGTTTTATGCTCTATGATGAAATCAGCAATCGTTTCACACCTTATAAGGAGTTAAACAAAGGGCTGGGTAGCTTTGCCAATTCAAATAAGATTATCAATGCCGGGGTCAAGAAATACTGGTTTATCAACCATGGAAAAACGGCAATGGTCGATTTCAGTGAGCCGGGCAAATTGAAAATAGACTCTAACCGGCTGAGTTTACTGGACGGCAGAATGGTTCAGTATTATGAAAACATCAGTCCGATCAGTAATACTATGCACTTGGTTAGTGTAGACGATGGCTTTGTAATTTATGATGCGATAGCTGGCAATGACCATGGAAAGAAAACGGTACTGCCCGCTGTACTGATCAGAAAGGTTGAGGATGTAACGGATGCTTATAAAACAATCAGTGAGAGCGGGAACAATGGTGCAGAAATTGAAATCCCTTTTAACAGGAATAATATCAGGATCTCCTTTTCGCTTCCTTATTACAGACAGGCAAAGATCAAATTCCAGTATTACCTGGAAGGTTATTCTAATCAATGGTCTGAGTGGAGCCCTTCTTCTGCGAAAGACTTTACCAACCTGGGTAAAGGAAGTTACAGGTTCCTGGTCCGCGCCAAGATCAATGATGAGCTGGTCAGTAAAGTCAGCGTATTTGAGTTTACAGTTCTCCCCCCTTTTTATGCGAGTAACTGGGCTTTCGCTATCTATGTACTGCTGATTATTTTATTGTTTATACTGGCTAAAAAACAATATAAGCTGAAGCTTCGCAAAGACCATGATGAGATTCTGGCGAAGGTGGAATTGGAAAAAGAAGTTTTCCTGAAAAAAGAAGCAGAAGAGAGAGAGAAACAACTCAGCATTATCCAGACTGAAAGACTGCATACAGAACTGAAAAGTAAAAATAGGGAACTAGCCAATTCAGCCATGAGTTTGGTTTATAAAAATGAACTGCTGCAAAAGCTTAGTCAGGAAATGATCAAGCTGAAAGATGAGAAAGGTAAGGCCATGGCCGACGACCAGTTCAGAAAAATACAGAAGGTTATTGATGAAGGTATGAACGATGAGCGGGACTGGAATTTATTTGAGACCAGCTTTAATGAAGCGCATGGAAGTTTCTTCAAAAAGCTGAAGGCGAGCCACCCCGATTTGGTTCCGAATGACCTCAAATTATGCGCTTACCTGCACATGAATATGAGCAGTAAAGAAATGGCTTCTTTGTTGAACATTTCGTTAAGAGGGGTTGAAATCCGGAGGTACAGGCTGCGTAAGAAGTTGAATATACCACACGACAAGAACCTTGCAGAGTTCTTTATGGAGCTTTAG